The Arachis ipaensis cultivar K30076 chromosome B07, Araip1.1, whole genome shotgun sequence genome includes a window with the following:
- the LOC107609925 gene encoding RCC1 domain-containing protein 1-like, giving the protein MGQLGHSSLQYGDKELLPRRVVSLDGIFIKDLACGGVHTSALTQEGALYARGGGQSGQLGLGPQTGLFSFITNNFRTFFRNIPVLVAPKGMKLVAYGHSHTFISMRDGQIHGWGYNSYGQVANEKSTYAWYLSPVDWFVGEVRKLAAGRGHSSVLIDACSLKELCELILAETLTLSDAAKVEDIASRIGSDALARLCVRLRYTKVFCDAKMKRTRQLAGTYVPC; this is encoded by the exons ATGGGCCAGCTTGGACATTCTTCACTCCAGTATGGAGATAAAGAGTTACTGCCAAGGAGGGTGGTTTCCCTTGATGGTATTTTCATAAAGGATTTGGCATGTGGCGGTGTACACACATCTGCTCTGACTCAGGAAGGGGCACTTTACGCTCGGGGTGGCGGTCAATCCGGGCAGTTAGGCCTTGGCCCCCAAACTGGGTTGTTCTCGTTCATCACTAATAACTTTCGTACATTTTTCCGGAACATCCCAGTTTTGGTTGCTCCAAAAGGCATGAAGCTTGTCGCCTATGGACATTCCCACACGTTTATTTCAATGAGGGATGGTCAAATTCATGGATGGGGTTACAATAGTTACGGTCAGGTAGCCAACGAGAAATCTACATATGCTTGGTACCTGTCACCTGTTGACTG GTTTGTTGGGGAGGTCCGAAAACTAGCTGCTGGTAGGGGTCATTCATCTGTATTGATTGATGCTTGTTCGTTAAAGGAGTTATGTGAGCTTATACTCGCAGAGACTCTGACTTTATCTGATGCCGCCAAGGTTGAGGATATTGCATCCAGAATTGGATCAGATGCTTTGGCTCGTCTCTGCGTGAGACTCAGGTACACGAAAGTATTTTGTGATGCCAAAATGAAAAGAACTAGACAACTTGCTGGTACTTATGTACCGTGCTAA